The following coding sequences are from one Schizosaccharomyces osmophilus chromosome 1, complete sequence window:
- the cct5 gene encoding chaperonin-containing T-complex epsilon subunit Cct5, with the protein MSNLDNAVMVRDDQGNPFILVRDQDKKKRLHGIEAVKSHILATKTVANIVRTSLGPRGLDKILISPDGDITVTNDGATILEQMEVEHQIAKLLVQLSKSQDDEIGDGTTGVVVLAGSLLEQAESLIDKGIHPIRIADGFERACQHSVKHLDSISDIVNFDKVDTTNLFRAAKTSLGSKVVSKAHDHFAKIAVEAVLSVADFERKDVDFELIKVDGKVGASVDDTTLVKGVVVDKDMSHPQMPHRIEDAKLAILTCPFEPPKPKTKHKLDITSVNEFEALQNYERETFEGMIKHVKDAGANLVICQWGFDDEANHLLLQNNLPAVRWVGGPEIELIAIATNGRIVPRFEDLSSDKLGKAGLVREVTFGTTRDKILVIEQCANTRAVTIFVRGSNKMIVDEAKRALHDALCVVRNLIRDNRVVYGGGAAEVSCSLAVNQEAEKIPGIDQYSMRAFADALDTVPLALAENSGLSSIEALTAVKARQVKENNSHLGIDCLHTGHNNMKEQFVIDPLIGKKQQLLLATQLCRMVLKVNDIIVAGSKDDEYN; encoded by the coding sequence atGTCAAACTTAGACAATGCCGTTATGGTCCGGGATGACCAAGGAAATCCCTTCATTTTGGTTCGCGACCAagacaagaagaaaagattgcATGGTATAGAAGCCGTTAAAAGCCATATCCTCGCAACCAAGACTGTTGCCAATATTGTCCGTACATCTTTAGGACCTCGCGGATTGGataaaattttgatttctccAGATGGAGACATTACAGTCACGAACGATGGTGCTACTATTTTAGAGCAAATGGAAGTTGAACACCAGATCGCCAAGTTGCTGGTTCAGTTATCAAAATCTCAAGATGATGAAATCGGTGATGGTACGACTGGTGTTGTAGTGTTGGCTGGCTCCTTGCTTGAACAAGCTGAGAGTTTGATTGACAAGGGTATTCATCCTATCCGAATTGCAGATGGATTCGAAAGAGCTTGTCAACATTCCGTCAAACATTTAGACTCGATATCCGACATTGTTAATTTTGATAAAGTGGACACCACAAACTTGTTCCGCGCTGCAAAGACTAGTTTGGGAAGCAAAGTGGTATCGAAAGCCCACGATCACTTTGCCAAAATCGCTGTTGAAGCAGTCCTTTCTGTTGCTGATTTTGAACGCAAAGATGTGGATTTTGAATTAATTAAAGTAGATGGAAAGGTTGGTGCTTCTGTGGATGACACGACTCTCGTCAAAGGTGTGGTTGTTGATAAGGATATGTCTCACCCTCAAATGCCTCATCGTATTGAAGATGCAAAGCTTGCCATTCTAACATGCCCTTTCGAGCCTCCCAAACCCAAAACCAAGCACAAATTGGACATCACATCGGTGAATGAGTTTGAGGCTTTACAAAACTATGAGAGAGAAACGTTTGAAGGCATGATTAAGCACGTGAAGGACGCTGGAGCAAACCTTGTTATTTGCCAATGGGGTTTTGATGATGAAGCTAATCATTtacttttgcaaaataaTCTTCCGGCTGTCCGTTGGGTGGGTGGACCAGAGATTGAGTTAATTGCCATCGCTACCAATGGACGCATTGTTCCTCGATTTGAAGATCTTTCTAGTGATAAACTCGGTAAGGCTGGATTGGTTCGTGAAGTCACTTTTGGTACCACTCGCGACAAGATTTTGGTGATTGAACAGTGTGCTAATACTCGTGCTGTGACCATTTTTGTCCGTGGAAGTAATAAGATGATAGTTGACGAAGCCAAACGTGCTCTTCATGATGCTTTGTGTGTTGTACGAAACTTGATTCGTGATAACCGCGTTGTATACGGAGGTGGTGCTGCAGAAGTTTCATGTTCCTTGGCAGTCAACCaagaagcagaaaagaTTCCTGGTATCGATCAATATTCTATGCGTGCCTTCGCAGATGCTCTAGACACCGTTCCTTTGGCCTTGGCGGAAAACAGTGGTTTGTCATCTATTGAGGCCTTGACTGCTGTTAAGGCACGTCAGgttaaagaaaacaattctCACTTGGGTATTGATTGCCTTCATACAGGCCACAATAACATGAAGGAGCAATTCGTAATTGACCCTCTCATTGGCAAGAAGCAGCAATTACTTCTTGCTACTCAACTTTGCAGAATGGTTTTGAAGGTGAATGATATTATCGTTGCCGGCTCAAAAGACGACGAGTACAATTAA
- a CDS encoding 19S proteasome regulatory subunit Rpn501, whose protein sequence is MFPTTKSLAMEAKPEIDLSNKFEDLKKELGAFSTTDFDSSLEKLLIFEKQVRQASDAITNTKVLGFIADLLYHAHDFQGLNEQLVNLSKKHGQLKQAMTSLVQHVMNYLPAIEDLKTKIDLIETLRTITDGKIYVEVERARLTQLLSQIKEERGDVKAAQEILCNEPVETYGSFDQKEKVAFILDQVRLFLLRSDFYMASIFTKKINTKFFGKEGVQSLKLKYYEQKIRIGLHDDAYLDVCKYYRAVYDTSIVQEDPEKWKEILENVVCFVLLSPYDNEQADLLYRINSDHKLNSLPLLQQLVKCFTVNELMRWPKISEIYGSVLRSTPVFAENDEKGEKRWSELRKRVIEHNMRTVAKYYSRIQCDRLGVLLDMSREETELFLSDLITKGQFYARIDRPAQVITFKKPKNVHEQLNEWGSNISALLEKLEKTRQLIIKEEMMHSIQQAVAK, encoded by the exons ATGTTTCCAACAACCAAATCTTTGGCAATGGAAGCAAAACCAGAAATCGATTTATCAAACAAGTTTgaagatttaaaaaaggagcTGGGTGCTTTTAGCACCACGGATTTT GACAGTTCCTTAGAAAAGCTTCTAATCTTTGAGAAGCAAGTGCGTCAAGCCTCGGACGCAATCACCAATACGAAAGTATTAGGTTTTATTGCGGACCTTTTATACCATGCCCACGATTTCCAAGGCCTGAATGAACAGCTGGTGAACCTGTCTAAAAAGCATGGCCAACTCAAGCAAGCAATGACGAGCCTTGTTCAACATGTAATGAATTATTTACCTGCTATTGAAGACTTAAAGACCAAAATAGACTTGATTGAGACTTTACGAACAATTACGGATGGAAAAATTTATGTAGAAGTTGAAAGAGCTCGTCTCACCCAGCTTTTGTCACAGATCAAAGAAGAGCGTGGTGATGTTAAAGCGGCTCAGGAAATTCTATGTAATGAACCTGTTGAAACTTACGGCTCTTTTGACCAGAAGGAAAAGGTTGCTTTTATACTTGACCAAGTGCGTTTGTTCCTCTTACGTTCTGATTTTTATATGGCCTCTATTTTTACTAAAAAGATTAATACCAAATTCTTCGGAAAAGAAGGAGTTCAGTCTCTAAAACTCAAATattatgaacaaaaaattcgTATTGGGTTGCATGACGATGCTTACCTTGATGTTTGCAAATACTACCGCGCCGTCTATGATACTTCTATTGTCCAGGAGGATCCGGAAAAATGGAAGGAGATTTTGGAGAACGTCGTCTGCTTTGTCTTGTTAAGTCCTTATGATAACGAGCAAGCTGACTTGCTTTATCGCATCAACTCCGATCATAAACTGAACTCTCTTCCTTTACTTCAACAATTGGTAAAGTGCTTTACAGTTAATGAATTAATGCGTTGGCCAAAAATTTCCGAAATTTACGGTTCTGTTTTGAGAAGCACTCCTGTTTTTGCCGAGAATGATGAGAAGGGCGAGAAACGCTGGTCTGAATTGCGCAAACGTGTCATTGAACACAACATGCGCACAGTTGCTAAGTACTACTCTCGTATTCAATGTGATCGTTTAGGCGTTCTTTTGGACATGAGCCGCGAGGAAACCGAACTGTTTTTGTCTGATCTCATTACCAAAGGTCAATTTTATGCTCGTATCGATCGTCCTGCCCAAGTAATTACTTTCAAGAAACCCAAGAACGTTCATGAACAGCTTAACGAATGGGGTTCAAATATCTCCGCTCTTCTTGAAAAGTTAGAGAAGACGAGACAATTAATTATAAAAGAGGAAATGATGCATTCGATACAGCAGGCTGTAGCCAAATAA